The Chitinophagaceae bacterium nucleotide sequence TTGCAGCAATCTGCTTCAAGAATGGATGTAAGCAACCTGCCTGCTGGTTTATACATTCTGAAAATAACTGATGCGAAGAAAACAAACATCCGGACTGAAAAAATTATCATTTCTCATTAACCTTCTAACTCAAATAAAAAAAGCGGGAACCAAATGGTTCCCGCTTTTTTATTCTATGCAATTTGTTATAGCCTGATCAAGCAGGATTATTCCAGTATTAATTTTCCTGTAATTGCAGAAGGATTGATGCTGCTGAATAATTTGTTATCTTAGGCTATATCTCTTCATTATGCGCAAACTCATTCTTTCCATCTTCACAGTTACTCTTGTTACAACTATTCTGAACGCACAGCCTTTTGATCCTGCATATTTCAACAGCATGCAATGGCGCATGATTGGTCCGCACAGAGGCGGCAGAACTGTTGGTGCAGTTGGTGTGCCGCAACAGCCGAATGTATTTTACATCGGTGTAAACAATGGCGGTGTATGGAAAACAACCGACTATGGCAGAACATGGTTCCCCATTTTTGATGATCAGCCAACGGGTTCTATTGGAGATCTTGTTGTTGCTCCTTCCAATCCCAACGTATTGTATGTGGGCAGTGGCGAAGGTTTGCAGCGTCCCGATCTTTCTGTTGGTGATGGTATTTATAAAACAACAGATGGTGGAAAAACATGGATCAACACGGGGTTAAAAGATGCACAGCAGATTGGAGGTTTGGCTATTGATCCAAAAAATGAGAACAGAGTTTTTGCTGCAGCACTCGGTCATCCCTATGGTGCCAATACTGAACGTGGTGTGTACAGAACTTTAGATGGAGGTAAAACTTGGGAAAGTGTATTGTATAAAGATGAAAACACTGGAGCCATTCAGGTAACCATTGATCCAAATAATTCAAACATCATTTTTGCTGACATGTGGGCAGGCCGTCAGGGACCATGGGAGAATGGTGCATGGAACGGAGCTGAAAGTGGATTGTTTAAAAGTACAGATGGCGGAACAACATGGAGGAAGATCACCAAAGGATTACCAACAACAGAACAGGGATTGGGAAGAATTGGTTTTTGCATTGCACCGTCTGATTCAAAAAGAATGTATGCAACAGTTGATGCTGGAAAAGAAGGTGGCATTTTCAGAAGTGATGATGCAGGTGAAAGCTGGATAAGAATTCAAACCGATGGAAGATACTGGGGGCGTGGAAGTGATTTTGCAGAGATACAGGCCGATCCAAAGAATGCTGACATTGTTTATTCCGGCAATGTGGTAACATGGAAATCCATTGATGGCGGTAAATCATGGAATGCATTTCGTGGTGCATCAGGTGGTGATGATTATCACCGCATCTGGATCAATCCCAACAACAGCAACATTATATTATTAGCCAGTGACCAGGGTGCAATCATTACGGTAAATGGCGGAGAAACTTTTTCAAGCTGGTACAATCAACCCACTGCACAATTTTATCATGTAAGTACAGATAATGCATTTCCGTATAATGTGTACAGCGGGCAGCAGGAAAGCGGAAGTGTAAGTATTGCATCAAGAGGAAATCACGGACAGATCAGTTACCGTGAATGGTATCCTGTTGGTGTGGAAGAGTATGGATATGTAGCTCCTGATCCGCTTGATCCGAATATTATTTACGGTGGAAAAATTACACGCTATGATAAACGCACCGGGCAAACACAAAATATTTCGCCTGAAGCAGTACGCAGCGGCAAGTATCGTTTTGTACGAACAGCTCCTGTTCTCTTCAACCCCATTGATAAAAAAACATTGTACTACGCAGGGAATGTATTGTTCAAAACAATGAATGCTGGCAACAGCTGGCAGGTCATTAGTCCTGATTTAACAAGAGAGAGTTATGATGTGCCATCAAGTGTTGGCATTTATACTTCTGCCGATATGAAAACGATGCCGAGACGTGGAGTGATTTATACTATTGCTCCATCTTATAAAGACATCAACACCATCTGGTGCGGAACAGATGATGGATATATACAAGTTACAAGAGATGGAGGAAAAACATGGAAGAATGTAACACCCCCATCTATTACATCGTGGAGTAAGATTTCATTGATGGATGCCGGTCATTTTGATGTGAATACTGCTTATGCAGCAGTGAACAGAATCCGCTGTGATGATATGCAGCCGCATATTTATAAAACAACGGATGGAGGAAAAACATGGAAAGAAATTGTGAATGGATTACCCAACGATCCTATTAATGTAGTAAAAGAAGATCCGTTACGTAAAGGATTATTATTTGCAGGAAGTGAAAGAGCTGTGTATGTTTCCTTTGATGATGGTGAGCACTGGCAAAGTCTCCGGTTGAATATGCCTGCTACTTCCATCCGTGATTTAGTGATTAAAGATGATGATTTAGTGATTGGCACACATGGAAGAAGTTTCTGGATACTGGATGATATTACACCTCTACGGCAGATCAGTAAACAACTTGCTGCTCAGTCATCCATTTTATTTAAACCGCAAACAGCCATCCGTGTTCGCTGGGATATGTATACTGATACACCTGTGCCGCAGGAAGAACCTGCAGGACAAAATCCTCCCGATGGTGCAGTGATTGATTACTATTTGAATGAAAAAGCTTCTAATGTTACTTTGAGTATTATTGCGCCAGAAAAACCTTCTAAAATTCATAATTCTCGTAGTGCATATGGAACCATAAATGTAATTAGAGAATATTCAAACAAGGATACTCTTTATAAAATAGGCGATGTAAATATTCCTCATTACTGGATTCGTCCGCAACAAATACTTTCTGCTGAACCGGGTCATCATCGTTTTACCTGGGATATGAAATACACTCCGGTGAATGTTCCACCTGCTTATCCAATCTCTGCAACCTATATGAATACAGAACCCGATCAAACTTCACCATGGGTAATGCCCGGCGAGTATTCTGTAATGTTAATAGTTGATGGAAAAATTTATTCCCATTCATTTACAGTAAAGATGGACCCAAGAGTAAAAACGCCAACTGCTTCTTTACAACAGCAACATGACTTGTCTTTTCAGTGTTATGAAGGAAGAAAAGAATGTATGAAAATATTGGAAGAGATCAGTCAATACAAACTAAAAACACAGAATCAATCGGTGAAAGAAATCGAAACTTCACAAGCGGGTTTCAGCAGGTTACTAAATTCATTTGCTTCTGTTCATGCTGCTTTGCAGGATAGTGATATGCCGCCCACAACGCAACAGATCAATGCAGCAAAAGAATTGCAGCTGCAGTTAATTGAGTTGAAGAAAAAATGGAATGAACTAAAGAAACAGTAATTAAAATCTCGGGCAATTCAGTTTCTTCTTATTTGGATCTGTATGTTTCTTGATCCAGATGAGAGAGAGTTCAATACCACCCCTGCGCCTGGAAGCAGCAGCAAGACCGGATATATTTACATCATAAGAAATTCCAAAACGGTAACTGCCAAACTCAAGTCCGGCATAAGGAATAATAGCATCGCCTACACGGTAAAAAGCACCGGCGTATACGTCTGTTGCATTATCAAAATCATCATTCACCGTTAATCCAACAGCAGCACCAAGTATGGTTTCTGTTGCACCTGATTGAAACTGCTGGTTGGCACTTACAAATAAAGTTGTGGCATCAGCAATGGGGAAGTAACCACCACCATGAATAGTATAACGGGGATTGAGTATAAAATTTGCACCCTGGAATGTTACCTTGGGGCGGTTGATATGATACATGGAAGCACCGATATAAAAATTATTATAATCGTTGGTGGCACCATTGTAAATAACACCTGCATTTACATCCGCATAATTGATATTTAAAAAACCGTTGCTGGCAAATAACTCAGCAGTGTTTCCGGTAAATCCAAGTGTGGTTAATTCATCTGCAAAATCAAGTTTGCTGATATCCAAACGCCGTTGCGCATACGTGCCGCTGAAACCAACACCAATCTGGTGATATCCATTTTCATCGAGTCCTTTATGATAAGCAGCAGAGCCGGAGATATAACTGTTCTTCATTACACCACTTCCGTTAACATCATACATACCCATTACACCCACACCAAACTGATCATACTCAGGAATCTTGTTACCCAGTATTCCAAAATCGGCTGATGCTGTTCCTGTACGGAATGCATTATTAATCGTAGGCCATTGATTGCGGTAGTTAACCGCCACCCGCATTTGCCCGTTAAACTTGCCTGTTAACGCAGGATTTAATGTAAGCGGTGATGCAAAAAATTGTGAAAAATTAGGGTCCTGTGCAAAAGAATGCAGGGTCAGTAATAACAACGGAATTAAAATGAGTTTTCTCATCAGTGATTGGTTATGAGTAAAGACGTTTTTCAAAAGCTGATTGCTGCTTTGCATATATTGTTACCATTACATTTGCTGTTTGGTGCCGTAAGCCAGGTCACCTGCATCGCCCAAACCGGGAACAATATACCCTTTCGCAGTCAATTCATCATCAATGGCGCCGCACCAGATTTTCACTTTAGGCTCATTGCGGGTTACAAATTCAATCCCCACAGTACAGGCAATGGCACAAACGATATGAATCTCTGAAGGCTGGCCCTCTTCACGCAAATATTGAACCGTTTTCACCAGTGAACTGCCGGTAGCCAGCATCGGATCGGCCACAATCACCACCCTGTTTTCAAGGTTGGGGCAGCTCACATAATCCAGGCTTATTTCAAATGTTCCATCCCGGTGATGCTTTCTGTACGCTGAAATAAAGGCATTATCGGCCCTGTCGAAATAATTTAATAATCCCTGATGTAACGGTAATCCTGCCCTTAAAATTGTTGCCAGCACAGGTTGTTCTTTCAGCATTTTTACGGGGGAAGTTCCGAGGGGGTTGTAATTTCTTTTTCTTCCCAGGCCATCAACTTACTGATTTCATAGGCGGCCACTTCACCAATACGTTCGAGGTTGCGCCGAAAACGCTGACGGTCCGTTTGAATGTCCGTGTCTCTTAATTCTCCTACCCAGTTACTTACCAATGAATGCTGCTCACTTAAATTAATAACCATAATGCAGTTCTTATTCGTTTATCGTGTATATACCGGATTTATAGCAGTATTCCGGCCCATTTCCCATCCGAAAATCAACAATTTTCTGAATTACATGTCTGCTAAAAATTGCTGCCTTAATTTTACAAATCTAAATGATAAAGTTGAACCCTATTTATCATCTGGAATAAAATCTGACAGCTTACTTTTAAAACTATAAAAAGAATGGTTTACCGGGCAATTGGACTGATGAGCAGCGACTCACTTGATGAACTTGAACTTGTTTTTGCAGAATTTGATGTGATTGGACAAAAATGGACTTACGAACTGAAATGTACTGCCCGTTTTCCTTACAGTACCGAATGGATTGACCGGTTAAATAAAGCTGCTGCTCTTTCAGCAGTTGATTACATGCAGCTTCATGCTGATTTTGGTCAGTTTCTCGGGCAGCAGGTAAAACAGTTTATGGATGAAAATAAACTGGATTACCAGGTTCAGCTCATTGGTGTACATGGTCATCCTGCTTTTTATTCGCCTGCAACAAAAATGATTCATCGTTTGGGTGATGGCGCTGCAGTAGCTGCCATTACAGGTGTGAATGTGGTGAGCAATTTACAATCTATGGATATTGCCCTGGGAGGAAATGGTTCTTCTTTATTTACAATGGCAGAAAAATTACTGACAACAGCAGAGCAAACAGATTTCAAAGAAACACTGTCCGTTGCTTTTTTTGCATTGCTTCGCTGGCGTGAAGAAAATAATATGCTGATGGCTGATACAGGAGCTGCAAGAGACAGTATTGGCGGTGCTGTATGGCTGGGACAGGAATGGTAAATTTTACAAACCCAGTACTGCTTTTAACTTAGGATAACCTGCACGGCTCACCGGAATTTTTACGCCTGATCTTAAAACAGCTACATGATTTTCTTTTTCATAAGGATCAATTCTTGTGATCTGCTGCATGTTCACCATATAAGAACGGTGAGTACGTACAAATAAAGAGGTGCTGAGCACTTCCTCAAAATAACCCATGGTTTGTTTTTTGAGAAAGCTTCCTTCAGCGGTATAAATTTTTACATAATCATCTGCCCCTTCGAGACAATGTATTTCATGAACAGGAATGATCTTGATCTTAGTTCCTGTTTTCACCACCACCCGTTCATTCTGCATCGGATGTTTGGCTGCTTCCTTTAATAAATGTTCAGTCGGAATTTTTGCTTCGGCTTTGTTTAGCTCCATCCATTTGCTGATGGCTTTATCAAAACGCTGTTGTGAAAAAGGTTTGAGTAAATAATCAACCGCATTCGCTTCAAAAGCCTGCATGGCATATTCATCAAATGCTGTTGTAAAAATTACATGCGGTGGTTCTTCAATCAGCTCCAGCATTTCAAAGCCTGTGATCTTAGGCATCTGGATATCTAAAAAAATTAAATCGGGTTGATGCTGCTGAATGGCTTTCACACCTTCAAACCCATTACTGCATTCTTCCATCAGCTGCAGTTGCGGGTGCAGCTCCATGCATTCTTTTACAATGCTGCGTGCAAGAGGCTCATCATCTATGATCAATACTTTATAACTCATTTCTTATAACTGATGTTCTGTTGTAAGTAATTTTTGCACTTCCATTGGCTGCGGGATCAGCACTTTTGTGATAAAGATATTTTCTTTTGCTTCAGTTTGCAGCAGATCATTGCGGCCGCACAATAAAAATAATCTGCGACGCACAGAATTTAATCCAAAGCCTGTTCCTTTCTGTGCAGAAGAGGTTTCTGCATCAAATGGATTTTCAACTGTAATGACCAGCTGATCATTCTCAGCATCTGCTTTTAATTTGATGAGTGTTTCACCAGTTATATCATACAAACCAAACTTAATGGCATTCTCCACCAGTGGCTGCAATAATAAAGCTGGCAACTGTAATTTCATAGCATCGGCATTGATTTCAATATGTGTTTCAAGACGGTTGCCGAATCTTACTTTTTCAATATCAAGATATAATTGCAGTGAATGAATTTCTTCTTCCAGTTTCACCCATTGCTGCTCTTCCTTCTTTAAAGTTG carries:
- a CDS encoding glycoside hydrolase; the protein is MRKLILSIFTVTLVTTILNAQPFDPAYFNSMQWRMIGPHRGGRTVGAVGVPQQPNVFYIGVNNGGVWKTTDYGRTWFPIFDDQPTGSIGDLVVAPSNPNVLYVGSGEGLQRPDLSVGDGIYKTTDGGKTWINTGLKDAQQIGGLAIDPKNENRVFAAALGHPYGANTERGVYRTLDGGKTWESVLYKDENTGAIQVTIDPNNSNIIFADMWAGRQGPWENGAWNGAESGLFKSTDGGTTWRKITKGLPTTEQGLGRIGFCIAPSDSKRMYATVDAGKEGGIFRSDDAGESWIRIQTDGRYWGRGSDFAEIQADPKNADIVYSGNVVTWKSIDGGKSWNAFRGASGGDDYHRIWINPNNSNIILLASDQGAIITVNGGETFSSWYNQPTAQFYHVSTDNAFPYNVYSGQQESGSVSIASRGNHGQISYREWYPVGVEEYGYVAPDPLDPNIIYGGKITRYDKRTGQTQNISPEAVRSGKYRFVRTAPVLFNPIDKKTLYYAGNVLFKTMNAGNSWQVISPDLTRESYDVPSSVGIYTSADMKTMPRRGVIYTIAPSYKDINTIWCGTDDGYIQVTRDGGKTWKNVTPPSITSWSKISLMDAGHFDVNTAYAAVNRIRCDDMQPHIYKTTDGGKTWKEIVNGLPNDPINVVKEDPLRKGLLFAGSERAVYVSFDDGEHWQSLRLNMPATSIRDLVIKDDDLVIGTHGRSFWILDDITPLRQISKQLAAQSSILFKPQTAIRVRWDMYTDTPVPQEEPAGQNPPDGAVIDYYLNEKASNVTLSIIAPEKPSKIHNSRSAYGTINVIREYSNKDTLYKIGDVNIPHYWIRPQQILSAEPGHHRFTWDMKYTPVNVPPAYPISATYMNTEPDQTSPWVMPGEYSVMLIVDGKIYSHSFTVKMDPRVKTPTASLQQQHDLSFQCYEGRKECMKILEEISQYKLKTQNQSVKEIETSQAGFSRLLNSFASVHAALQDSDMPPTTQQINAAKELQLQLIELKKKWNELKKQ
- a CDS encoding response regulator, coding for MSYKVLIIDDEPLARSIVKECMELHPQLQLMEECSNGFEGVKAIQQHQPDLIFLDIQMPKITGFEMLELIEEPPHVIFTTAFDEYAMQAFEANAVDYLLKPFSQQRFDKAISKWMELNKAEAKIPTEHLLKEAAKHPMQNERVVVKTGTKIKIIPVHEIHCLEGADDYVKIYTAEGSFLKKQTMGYFEEVLSTSLFVRTHRSYMVNMQQITRIDPYEKENHVAVLRSGVKIPVSRAGYPKLKAVLGL
- a CDS encoding PorP/SprF family type IX secretion system membrane protein; its protein translation is MRKLILIPLLLLTLHSFAQDPNFSQFFASPLTLNPALTGKFNGQMRVAVNYRNQWPTINNAFRTGTASADFGILGNKIPEYDQFGVGVMGMYDVNGSGVMKNSYISGSAAYHKGLDENGYHQIGVGFSGTYAQRRLDISKLDFADELTTLGFTGNTAELFASNGFLNINYADVNAGVIYNGATNDYNNFYIGASMYHINRPKVTFQGANFILNPRYTIHGGGYFPIADATTLFVSANQQFQSGATETILGAAVGLTVNDDFDNATDVYAGAFYRVGDAIIPYAGLEFGSYRFGISYDVNISGLAAASRRRGGIELSLIWIKKHTDPNKKKLNCPRF
- a CDS encoding anhydro-N-acetylmuramic acid kinase — its product is MVYRAIGLMSSDSLDELELVFAEFDVIGQKWTYELKCTARFPYSTEWIDRLNKAAALSAVDYMQLHADFGQFLGQQVKQFMDENKLDYQVQLIGVHGHPAFYSPATKMIHRLGDGAAVAAITGVNVVSNLQSMDIALGGNGSSLFTMAEKLLTTAEQTDFKETLSVAFFALLRWREENNMLMADTGAARDSIGGAVWLGQEW